Proteins encoded together in one Urocitellus parryii isolate mUroPar1 chromosome 3, mUroPar1.hap1, whole genome shotgun sequence window:
- the LOC144253676 gene encoding uncharacterized protein LOC144253676 encodes MFLLFHPHPWVNFPRRAAHHPLSTPASFLSPEVSSALCRSSSSLYVSGPRKNSRHAGPGPGVYTADLAPPCVRRELRTTGSRLTQVQGEYSFTYLEMLDDGDSTIPVYGFEL; translated from the exons GTTAACTTCCCACGTAGGGCGGCGCACCACCCTCTCTccaccccagcctcctttctCAGTCCGGAGGTGTCCAGCGCCCTCTGTCGAAGCAGCTCTTCACTGTACGTGTCTGGACCTAGAAAGAACAG CCGCCACGCGGGCCCCGGACCTGGCGTCTACACTGCGGACCTGGCACCACCCTGCGTAAGACGGGAGCTGCGGACGACGGGCTCAC GTCTAACACAGGTTCAAGGGGAATACTCGTTTACGTACTTGGAGATGCTGGATGATGGAGACTCCACCATTCCAGTGTATGGCTTTGAGCTTTAA
- the LOC144253674 gene encoding transmembrane protein 42-like: MAARSLPQPQPQPPRGAVSATAYPDTPAEVPPHLQAGAMRRRFWGAFNCLCAGAFGALAAAAAKLAFGSEVNMSLCILGIIVMASTNSLMWTFFSRGLSFSMSSAIASVTVTFSNILSSVVVEATEDCGLEQSKLTGIKTMHQKAGEGTSSHETS; this comes from the exons ATGGCGGCGCGGTCGCTGCCGCAGCCACAGCCGCAGCCCCCTAGGGGCGCCGTGTCGGCCACCGCCTACCCCGACACGCCAGCCGAGGTGCCCCCGCACCTGCAGGCCGGCGCGATGCGGCGCCGCTTCTGGGGCGCGTTCAACTGCCTGTGCGCCGGCGCGTTCGGGGCcctggccgccgccgccgctaaGCTGGCCTTCGGCAGCGAG GTGAACATGAGCTTATGCATCTTAGGCATTATTGTGATGGCAAGCACCAATTCCCTGATGTGGACCTTCTTCAGtcggggcctcagtttctccatgtcTTCAGCCATTGCATCTGTCACAGTGACTTTTTCAAACATCCTCAGCTCA GTGGTTGTTGAGGCGACTGAAGATTGTGGTCTGGAGCAAAGTAAACTCACAGGTATTAAGACCATGCATCAGAAAGCTGGTGAAGGAACAAGTAGTCATGAGACATCATGA